In Microbacterium sp. AB, a single genomic region encodes these proteins:
- a CDS encoding ArdC-like ssDNA-binding domain-containing protein → MMATDEEARAAREAKLEQLHERVTAAVDQLVSGEDWKHALEFAARFRARSFLNALLIFSQHLDAFDAGRVASPEPSYVAGYKQWQSLGRQVERGQPGYVIFAPVTRRFASSNPADPDSWHRLGRFEKPRPGEVVRSRMVGAKPAYVWDVSQTSGDAVPERPTPTLLEGQAPASLWEGLAALVEAEGFAVLRVEHEGMIRGANGLTDYANRTVAVRTNMDDAAQVKTLAHELAHVKLHGPHNPGATGHRGIGEVEAESVALMIGAAHGMDTTAYTIPYVSGWAGTVEDKEPTEVVQATGERVRKAAGTILDALDTAQVGTGDPPGLTREPAATPRGAGSERTASAPVDPVRSSRAADSVVRSLS, encoded by the coding sequence ATGATGGCGACGGACGAGGAGGCACGGGCTGCGCGGGAAGCGAAGCTCGAGCAGCTTCATGAGCGGGTGACGGCTGCGGTCGATCAGCTCGTGTCGGGTGAGGACTGGAAGCATGCGCTGGAGTTCGCTGCCCGGTTCCGGGCGCGGTCGTTCCTCAACGCGCTGTTGATCTTCTCCCAGCACCTCGATGCCTTCGACGCTGGCCGCGTCGCCTCGCCGGAGCCGTCCTACGTAGCCGGGTACAAGCAGTGGCAGTCCCTGGGCCGTCAGGTGGAGCGGGGCCAGCCGGGCTACGTGATCTTCGCTCCCGTGACGAGACGGTTCGCGTCGAGCAACCCGGCCGATCCCGATTCGTGGCACCGGCTGGGCCGGTTCGAGAAGCCGAGGCCCGGAGAGGTCGTGCGCTCGCGCATGGTGGGTGCGAAGCCCGCCTACGTGTGGGACGTGTCGCAGACCAGCGGTGATGCCGTGCCCGAGCGCCCGACGCCGACGCTGCTGGAAGGCCAGGCACCCGCGAGCTTGTGGGAGGGGCTGGCCGCGCTGGTGGAGGCCGAGGGGTTCGCGGTGCTGCGTGTGGAGCACGAGGGCATGATCCGCGGCGCGAACGGATTGACCGACTACGCGAACCGCACGGTCGCCGTGCGCACGAACATGGACGATGCGGCGCAGGTGAAGACGCTCGCGCACGAGCTGGCGCATGTGAAGCTGCACGGTCCCCACAATCCCGGCGCGACCGGGCATCGCGGGATCGGCGAGGTCGAGGCCGAGTCCGTGGCGCTGATGATCGGTGCCGCGCACGGCATGGACACCACCGCCTACACGATCCCGTATGTCTCGGGCTGGGCAGGGACGGTCGAGGACAAGGAGCCGACCGAGGTCGTGCAGGCCACCGGCGAGCGAGTCCGTAAGGCCGCCGGGACGATCCTCGACGCGCTCGACACCGCGCAGGTCGGCACCGGCGACCCGCCCGGTCTGACCCGCGAGCCCGCCGCGACACCGCGCGGAGCCGGCTCGGAGCGGACCGCCTCCGCGCCGGTCGATCCGGTGCGTTCGTCTCGTGCCGCCGACTCCGTGGTGAGGAGTCTGTCATGA